One Luteibacter sp. 9135 DNA segment encodes these proteins:
- the trpE gene encoding anthranilate synthase component I, with translation MISREQFDAYAAEGFTRIPLVREVFSDLDTPLSVYLKLADGPYTFLFESVEGGATWGRHSMIGLPARRVYRLRGHELEVEESGEVIERRHLDDPLAEIEVLRKQYEVPKLPGLPDFTGGLVGYFGFETIGYIEERLAQWDKKDELGTPDVLLMLADEIAVFDNLKGRLYLIVHADPSRPQAYAEAMRRLDALTFRLRQGGVSYPQLLQPAALDESDFKSSFTREEYEAMVRKAQEYILAGDIFQVVPSQRLSVGFNARPVDVYRALRATNPSPYMFFIDMGPTQIVGSSPEILVRLKNGRVVLRPIAGTRRRGKDEAEDMALETELLADPKERAEHLMLIDLGRNDVGRVSQTGTVELAESFVVERYSHVMHIVSQVEGDIRGDLSYMDVIKATFPAGTVSGAPKVRALEIIQELEPFKRNIYAGAIGWLGWWGDADTAIAIRTAVIQDGRLHVQAGGGVVYDSDPAAEWEETMNKGRALFRAVAQAARGL, from the coding sequence ATGATTTCCCGCGAACAATTCGACGCCTACGCCGCCGAGGGCTTTACCCGCATCCCGTTGGTACGGGAGGTGTTTTCCGACCTCGATACACCGCTGTCGGTGTACCTCAAGCTGGCGGATGGCCCGTACACCTTCCTCTTCGAATCGGTGGAAGGCGGCGCGACCTGGGGTCGTCACTCGATGATCGGGCTGCCGGCACGGCGGGTGTATCGCCTGCGCGGGCACGAGCTGGAAGTGGAGGAAAGCGGCGAGGTGATCGAGCGGCGCCATCTGGACGATCCGCTGGCCGAGATCGAGGTGCTGCGCAAGCAGTACGAGGTGCCGAAACTGCCGGGGCTGCCCGACTTCACCGGCGGTTTGGTCGGCTACTTCGGCTTCGAGACCATCGGTTACATCGAGGAACGGCTGGCGCAGTGGGACAAGAAAGACGAGCTGGGCACGCCCGACGTCCTGCTGATGCTGGCGGACGAGATCGCGGTGTTCGACAACCTCAAGGGGCGCCTGTACCTCATCGTGCACGCGGACCCGTCCAGGCCGCAGGCCTACGCGGAAGCCATGCGGCGACTGGATGCCCTGACGTTCCGCCTGCGCCAGGGCGGTGTGTCGTACCCGCAGCTGCTGCAGCCGGCCGCGCTGGATGAATCCGACTTCAAGTCGTCGTTCACCCGCGAGGAATACGAGGCCATGGTGCGCAAGGCGCAGGAATACATCCTGGCCGGCGACATCTTCCAGGTGGTGCCGTCGCAGCGCCTGAGCGTCGGTTTCAACGCCCGTCCGGTGGATGTGTATCGCGCGCTGCGCGCCACGAACCCGTCGCCCTACATGTTCTTCATCGACATGGGTCCGACCCAGATCGTCGGCTCGTCGCCGGAGATCCTGGTGCGCCTGAAGAACGGTCGCGTGGTGCTGCGTCCCATCGCCGGCACGCGCCGCCGCGGCAAGGACGAGGCGGAGGACATGGCCCTGGAGACCGAGCTGCTGGCCGACCCCAAGGAGCGCGCCGAGCACCTGATGCTGATCGACCTGGGCCGCAACGACGTGGGCCGGGTCAGCCAGACGGGCACGGTGGAACTGGCCGAATCCTTCGTGGTGGAGCGCTATTCGCACGTGATGCACATCGTCTCCCAGGTGGAAGGCGACATCCGTGGCGATCTTTCCTACATGGACGTGATCAAGGCGACCTTTCCGGCGGGCACGGTCAGCGGCGCGCCTAAGGTCCGCGCGCTGGAAATCATCCAGGAGCTGGAGCCGTTCAAGCGCAACATCTACGCGGGCGCCATCGGCTGGCTCGGCTGGTGGGGCGATGCCGACACGGCCATCGCGATCCGCACCGCCGTGATCCAGGATGGCCGCCTGCACGTGCAGGCGGGCGGCGGCGTGGTCTACGACTCCGACCCGGCCGCGGAGTGGGAAGAGACGATGAACAAGGGGCGGGCGTTATTTCGTGCGGTGGCGCAGGCGGCGAGGGGGCTGTAA
- a CDS encoding alpha/beta fold hydrolase encodes MRRVFLALSLLLPALPALADDTPRVEALGARLERASYPYPVTMFTVHSEGRAFEMAYMDLMPAHPNGHTAVLLHGKNFCGPYWVATAERLRDRGYRVVIPDQIGFCKSSKPREYPYGIHQLAANTHALLASLGVDKATVIAHSMGGMIGARYALMYPEGVEKLVLVDPLGLEDWRAKGVPWRSVDQWYAGELKTSYASIKAYQMKSYYDGKWNPAYDRWVLMQAGQYEGDGRETSSWAGALTYEMIYTQPVIYEFPLIRVPTVLIIGQADRTVIGKDGTPPAIAATLGDYPTLGREAAAKIPGARLIPLDGLGHAPMIEAPERFYQALDQAL; translated from the coding sequence ATGCGTCGCGTGTTTCTTGCCCTCTCTCTACTGCTTCCCGCTCTGCCCGCCTTGGCGGACGACACCCCACGCGTCGAGGCGCTGGGCGCACGCCTGGAGCGCGCGTCCTATCCCTATCCGGTCACGATGTTCACCGTGCACAGCGAAGGCCGCGCGTTCGAGATGGCGTACATGGATCTCATGCCCGCCCATCCGAACGGCCACACCGCGGTGCTGCTGCACGGCAAGAATTTCTGCGGCCCGTACTGGGTGGCCACCGCCGAGCGCCTGCGCGATCGCGGCTACCGCGTGGTGATCCCCGACCAGATCGGCTTCTGCAAGTCGTCCAAGCCGCGCGAATATCCCTACGGCATCCACCAGCTGGCCGCCAACACGCATGCGTTGCTCGCCAGCCTGGGCGTGGACAAGGCCACCGTGATCGCTCATTCGATGGGCGGCATGATCGGCGCGCGCTACGCGCTGATGTATCCCGAGGGCGTGGAAAAACTGGTGCTGGTCGACCCGCTGGGCCTGGAAGACTGGCGCGCCAAGGGCGTGCCCTGGCGCAGTGTGGACCAGTGGTATGCGGGCGAGCTGAAAACGTCCTACGCCAGCATCAAGGCGTACCAGATGAAGAGCTACTACGACGGCAAATGGAACCCGGCCTACGACCGCTGGGTGCTGATGCAGGCCGGCCAGTACGAAGGCGACGGGCGCGAGACGTCATCGTGGGCCGGCGCGCTCACCTACGAGATGATCTACACGCAGCCCGTGATCTACGAGTTCCCGCTGATCCGCGTGCCGACCGTGCTCATCATCGGCCAGGCCGACCGCACGGTGATCGGCAAGGACGGCACGCCGCCGGCCATCGCCGCCACGCTCGGCGACTACCCCACCCTGGGCAGGGAAGCCGCCGCGAAGATCCCCGGCGCCCGACTGATTCCGCTCGACGGGCTGGGCCATGCGCCGATGATCGAGGCGCCGGAGCGTTTCTACCAGGCGCTGGACCAGGCCCTTTGA
- a CDS encoding leucyl aminopeptidase family protein, which translates to MSSLIDTKPGKRRSIPIEMIDASSAPALEARLTAAHRQWMTSTSFRPSPGSVLLLPDANGAIERVLVGVDASEPLMALGALPYRLPEGNYEIAKESVATDTDLVALGWALGAYRFERYRARGRAPAQLVVDTATSRALQPIIDATYQVRDLVNTPAEDMGPEQLAEAVHALAAPHKAKVREWIGDDLLAANFPTIHAVGRASHRAPRLIELTWGKNTNPRLVIIGKGVCFDTGGLDIKPSDGMRWMKKDMGGAAHAIALASLVMKAKLPVRLTLLVPAVENAISGSAMRPGDIIRTRAGLTVEVDNTDAEGRLVLCDALAFAVEQTPDLIVDFATLTGAARVALGPEVPALFTNRDALADHVIGAAEVSADPLWRLPLWRPYRRMLESHVADFANSGASRHAGAITAALYLERFVPENQNWMHLDTYSWNDADRPAHPRGGEAQGLRAFFRFLSERYA; encoded by the coding sequence ATGTCGTCACTGATCGATACCAAGCCCGGCAAGCGCCGCTCCATCCCGATCGAGATGATCGATGCCTCCAGCGCGCCTGCGCTGGAAGCGAGGCTCACCGCGGCGCACCGACAGTGGATGACCTCGACCAGCTTCCGTCCCAGCCCCGGCTCGGTACTCCTGCTACCTGACGCCAACGGTGCGATCGAGCGCGTGCTGGTGGGCGTGGACGCCTCCGAACCGCTGATGGCACTGGGTGCGTTGCCCTACCGTCTGCCGGAAGGCAACTACGAGATCGCCAAGGAAAGCGTGGCGACCGACACCGACCTGGTAGCGCTGGGCTGGGCCCTGGGCGCGTATCGCTTCGAGCGCTATCGCGCGCGCGGCCGTGCGCCGGCGCAGTTGGTGGTGGATACGGCCACGTCGCGCGCGTTGCAGCCGATCATCGATGCGACCTATCAGGTGCGCGACCTGGTCAATACGCCAGCCGAGGACATGGGCCCCGAGCAGCTGGCCGAAGCCGTCCACGCGCTGGCCGCTCCGCACAAGGCCAAGGTGCGCGAGTGGATCGGCGACGACCTGCTGGCCGCCAACTTCCCCACCATCCATGCCGTGGGCCGCGCCAGCCATCGCGCACCGCGCCTGATCGAGCTGACCTGGGGCAAGAACACCAACCCCCGGCTGGTCATTATCGGCAAGGGCGTGTGCTTCGACACCGGCGGCCTGGACATCAAGCCGTCCGATGGCATGCGCTGGATGAAGAAAGACATGGGCGGCGCCGCGCACGCAATCGCGCTGGCGAGCCTGGTCATGAAGGCCAAGCTGCCCGTGCGGCTGACCTTGCTGGTGCCGGCCGTGGAAAACGCGATCAGCGGCAGCGCCATGCGCCCCGGCGACATCATTCGCACGCGTGCGGGCCTGACCGTCGAAGTGGACAACACCGATGCCGAAGGCCGGCTGGTGCTGTGCGATGCCCTCGCGTTCGCGGTGGAGCAGACGCCTGACCTGATCGTGGATTTCGCCACGCTGACCGGTGCCGCGCGCGTCGCGCTGGGGCCCGAGGTGCCGGCGCTGTTCACCAACCGCGATGCACTGGCCGATCATGTGATCGGTGCGGCCGAGGTGTCCGCCGATCCGCTGTGGCGCTTGCCCTTGTGGCGGCCGTACCGGCGCATGCTGGAATCGCACGTGGCCGACTTCGCCAACTCCGGCGCGTCGCGGCACGCAGGCGCGATTACCGCAGCGCTGTACCTGGAGCGGTTCGTGCCGGAAAACCAGAACTGGATGCACCTGGACACCTACTCGTGGAACGACGCCGACCGACCGGCGCATCCGCGCGGTGGCGAAGCCCAGGGGCTTCGCGCGTTCTTCCGGTTCCTGTCCGAGCGCTACGCCTGA